The DNA region ACTCTATCCAATCGCAAAGCGCGCCGGCGGGACATCGGGTGAAGCCATAAGAGCCTCCTATTGTGGCAGAGTAAACCCATCTTGGTCATGGCCATCGTTGCGGGCTAACCGTTCCATATCGGCTCCGCATTCGAGGTCTTTCGTGAATTCGCTCAGGATCGCAAAGCGCGTCAGGCGCATCAAGCCGTCGCCCAGCAGCGCCGCCGCCGATCGCGCCAACGAGTTGCGGCGCCAGGGTCGACACATCGTCAGCCTCGTCGTCGGGGAGCCCGATTTCGACACCCCCGCGCATATACGCCAGGCAGCTGCCCGGGCCATGGAGAATGGCGCGACCCGCTACACCCCGCTGGCGGGCACGCTCGAGTTGAGGCAGGCCATCGCGGACAAGCTCCAGCGCGAGAACGGACTCGCCTATGCGGCCGACGAGATCATCGCGACGAATGGAGCCAAGAGCGCCATCTACAGCGCCCTCGCCGCGACGATCGAGCCCGGCGACGAGGTGATCATACCCGCCCCCTACTGGGTGTCTTATCCGGACATGGTGTTGGCCTGCGAAGGCACGCCGGTAGCCGTCGCTTGCGGGGAGAAACAGGGCTTCAAGCTGAGTTCGACACAACTTGAAGAAGCCATCACCGAGAAAACCCGATGGCTCATCCTGAATTCCCCGAGCAATCCCACCGGCGCGAGCTACTCGGAGACCAATTACCGCGCCTTGTCCGAGGTGCTCGTCCGGCATCCGCATGTGCTCGTCATGACCGATGACATCTATGAGCACATCCGCTTCGCCGGCGCGCCGGCACCACATCTCCTGGCAGTCGCCCCTCACCTGCGCGACCGTGCGCTGGCCATTAACGGCGTATCCAAGACATACGCCATGACCGGCTGGCGCATCGGCTGGATCGCTGGCCCGCGTGACCTGATCACGGCCATCGAAACGCTGCTGTCGCAGTCCGCCGGCAATTGCTGCTCGATCAGCCAGGCCGCGGCGGCAGCCGCGTTGAACGGCGACCAGGCATTCGTGGCGCAAAGCGTCATGACCTATA from Rhizobiales bacterium GAS188 includes:
- a CDS encoding aspartate aminotransferase, with the protein product MNSLRIAKRVRRIKPSPSSAAADRANELRRQGRHIVSLVVGEPDFDTPAHIRQAAARAMENGATRYTPLAGTLELRQAIADKLQRENGLAYAADEIIATNGAKSAIYSALAATIEPGDEVIIPAPYWVSYPDMVLACEGTPVAVACGEKQGFKLSSTQLEEAITEKTRWLILNSPSNPTGASYSETNYRALSEVLVRHPHVLVMTDDIYEHIRFAGAPAPHLLAVAPHLRDRALAINGVSKTYAMTGWRIGWIAGPRDLITAIETLLSQSAGNCCSISQAAAAAALNGDQAFVAQSVMTYKGRRDEALARINSIPGLSCRAPDGAFYLYVNCAGLIGKKTPDGKRLDLDGDVVLYFLEGAGVALVAGAAYGLSPYFRMSIATSLETLTEGIERMASAVSKLH